One part of the Candidatus Equadaptatus faecalis genome encodes these proteins:
- the mobC gene encoding plasmid mobilization relaxosome protein MobC → MENRKRNIQMKFYVTEEEKRLIDEKMKQLPIKQYGAYFRKMAIDGYILVVDRSDTKAYIRELQAVSRNINQIAKRANATGTVYRQDIEDIKKAVDEIWRLQRRTLLNQP, encoded by the coding sequence ATGGAAAACCGAAAGAGAAATATACAGATGAAGTTTTACGTTACGGAAGAAGAAAAGCGGCTGATCGACGAGAAGATGAAGCAGCTTCCCATAAAGCAGTATGGGGCATACTTCCGTAAAATGGCGATAGACGGGTATATTCTTGTCGTTGACCGAAGCGACACAAAAGCATATATCCGGGAACTGCAAGCGGTGAGCCGGAACATCAACCAAATTGCAAAACGCGCCAATGCGACGGGGACGGTTTACAGGCAGGATATAGAGGACATTAAAAAGGCGGTGGACGAGATATGGCGGTTACAAAGACGCACCCTATTAAATCAACCTTAA
- a CDS encoding transcriptional regulator: QFFFPNSNAEKSTGRRQLDALLDGMSDKGIRIVTATAREITEVEKAED; the protein is encoded by the coding sequence TCAATTTTTCTTCCCGAACAGCAATGCGGAGAAATCCACCGGGCGGCGGCAGCTTGACGCGCTGCTGGACGGTATGAGCGATAAAGGCATACGGATTGTAACCGCAACAGCAAGGGAGATAACGGAAGTCGAAAAAGCAGAGGATTAA